A genome region from Solanum pennellii chromosome 12, SPENNV200 includes the following:
- the LOC107007692 gene encoding uncharacterized protein LOC107007692 isoform X1 translates to MVYGRFGLYLVIRFKKRKSLGRMAGKSVVKAVGQYQYPWQEKLAKYKDELSKGVWGYWELGAWKPLGMSARHRARLRKEVIVAGQDWPYDPARKEMRTKQKGHKCDRISAEKRAKTAELMQKMPEMLADYRKRKWERKMKAEEDAARKSLQE, encoded by the exons ATGGTTTATGGCAGGTTTGGCTTGTATTTGGTAATTAGattcaaaaagagaaaaagtctGG GACGAATGGCTGGAAAGTCTGTAGTAAAAGCAGTTGGGCAATATCAATATCCATGGCAAGAAAAGTTGGCAAAATACAAGGATGAGCTTTCAAAGGGAGTTTGGGGTTACTGGGAGCTTGGAGCCTGGAAACCTCTGGGGATGAGTGCTCGCCATCGAGCTCGTCTGCGCAAGGAAGTTATTGTTGCTGGACAAGATTGGCCATACGATCCAGCGAGAAAGGAAATGAGAACGAAGCAGAAAGGGCACAAGTGTGACAGAATATCAGCAGAAAAACGGGCAAAGACAGCCGAACTGATGCAAAAAATGCCTGAAATGTTGGCTGATTACAGGAAGAGAAAGTGGGAAAGGAAAATGAAAGCAGAAGAAGATGCTGCCAGAAAATCATTGCAAGAATAG
- the LOC107007692 gene encoding uncharacterized protein LOC107007692 isoform X2, with amino-acid sequence MAGKSVVKAVGQYQYPWQEKLAKYKDELSKGVWGYWELGAWKPLGMSARHRARLRKEVIVAGQDWPYDPARKEMRTKQKGHKCDRISAEKRAKTAELMQKMPEMLADYRKRKWERKMKAEEDAARKSLQE; translated from the coding sequence ATGGCTGGAAAGTCTGTAGTAAAAGCAGTTGGGCAATATCAATATCCATGGCAAGAAAAGTTGGCAAAATACAAGGATGAGCTTTCAAAGGGAGTTTGGGGTTACTGGGAGCTTGGAGCCTGGAAACCTCTGGGGATGAGTGCTCGCCATCGAGCTCGTCTGCGCAAGGAAGTTATTGTTGCTGGACAAGATTGGCCATACGATCCAGCGAGAAAGGAAATGAGAACGAAGCAGAAAGGGCACAAGTGTGACAGAATATCAGCAGAAAAACGGGCAAAGACAGCCGAACTGATGCAAAAAATGCCTGAAATGTTGGCTGATTACAGGAAGAGAAAGTGGGAAAGGAAAATGAAAGCAGAAGAAGATGCTGCCAGAAAATCATTGCAAGAATAG